The proteins below are encoded in one region of Apium graveolens cultivar Ventura chromosome 4, ASM990537v1, whole genome shotgun sequence:
- the LOC141718803 gene encoding uncharacterized protein LOC141718803, translating to MADKYPEGTSDYRAPLLLGTENYNWWKGRIELYLSREPLALRVVQKGPFEFKDKEGKVKDIDDLTEAELLKYSFNGRARNSLMNGLCPSECDKVSSYKSAKEIWDTLELYHEGSKRLKKVKLRKLMNEFGNFKLRDGETIRESQARFQINLNALK from the coding sequence ATGGCTGACAAATATCCCGAAGGGACCTCGGATTACCGAGCACCTCTCTTGCTTGGTACAGAAAACTACAACTGGTGGAAAGGTCGCATAGAATTATACCTATCCAGGGAGCCACTAGCATTGAGAGTTGTTCAAAAGGGTCCATTTGagttcaaggacaaagaaggTAAAGTGAAAGACATTGATGATCTCACGGAGGCTGAACTACTCAAATACAGTTTCAATGGAAGGGCTAGGAATTCTCTCATGAATGGGTTATGTCCAAGTGAATGTGATAAAGTCTCTTCATATAAatcagctaaagagatatgggataccCTGGAATTGTATCATGAAGGATCCAAGAGATTAAAGAAGGTGAAATTGAGAAAAttaatgaatgagtttggaaatttcaagcttcGAGATGGAGAAACTATTCGAGAAAGTCAAGCTAGATTCCAGATAAATCTGAATGCCTTAAAGTAA